TCGGTGATGGTGAGGTGCTGAGCATCGGTGCACAGACCAACGGTACCTACTACCAGAGCTACAACGTAAGCTACTCTACCAACTGGTTTGGCGGCAAGCGTCCTATCCAGTTTAGTGTGGGTGCCTACTACAGCAAGAGTACTGACGTGTCGAGCAACTACTACAACAGTGCCTACATGAACAACTACATGAGTTACATGTATGGCTACGGTTCTGGTTACTACAATAACTACGAGAATTATTACGACCCGGATAAGTACATCCAGATGGTGGGTGTGAGCCTCGGTTGGGGTAAGCGCCTCCGCTGGCCAGATGATTACTTCACCCTGTCGGTGCAGTTGGCTTACCAGCGCTACATGATGAGAAACTGGAGCTACATGCTGATGACCAACGGTAATGCGAACAACTTGAACTTGACCATCGCATTGAACCGTACATCAACCGACAACCAGCTCTTCCCACGTCGTGGTTCAGAGTTCGAGGCAAGCGTGAACCTCACTCCACCATGGAGTGCGTTCGACAACAAGGACTACAAGAACCTCGCCAACAACGCCAACTCTCCAACCTACTCTGAGGAGCAGCAGGAGAAGTATCGCTGGATTGAGTACCACAAGTGGAAGTTCAAGGCAAAGACCTATACCGCATTGACCAGCGGTCAGAAGTGTCTCGTCTTGATGACCCGCGTAGAGCTCGGTCTGCTCGGTGCTTACAACAAATACAAGAAGAGTCCATTCGAGACCTACTATGTGGGTGGTGACGGTATGAGCGGTTACTCATCTTACTATGGTGAGGAAACCATCGGACTCCGTGGTTACGAGAACGGTTCCGTATCTTATACCCGCAACACCGGTTACTATGCTTATGCCTACGACCGCTTCTCACTGGAGTTGCGTTATCCATTCCTGCTGGGCAATACCACTATCTATGGTTTGACCTTCGTAGAGGCAGGTAATGCGTGGTATGACACCAAGGACTTCAACCCATTCAGCATGAAGCGCAGTGCCGGTGTAGGTGTGCGTATCTTCCTGCCAATGGTAGGTTTGATGGGTATCGACTGGGCTTACGGTTTCGACAAGGTATGGAACGGCAGCCAGTATAAGAAGGGTGGAAGCCAGTTCCACTTCATCTTGGGTCAGGAATTCTAAAAACGGATTTTATGAAGAAAATAGTATTGATGCTGATGATGGCTGTAGCAGCCATCTCAGCACATGCACAGAAATATGCATTGGTAGATATGGAGTACATCCTGAAGAATGTACCCGCCTACGAGCGTGCCAACGAACAGTTGAACCAGGTGAGCCGCAAGTGGCAGGCCGAAGTAGAGGCCATCAACCTGGAGGCAAGCACCCTGTATAAGAACTATCAGAACGAGGTGGTCTTCCTCTCTCAGGAGCAGAAGAAAGCCAAGCAGGATGCCATCATGCAGAAAGAGAAGGAAGCCAGCGACCTGAAGAAGAAATACTTCGGTGCCGAGGGCGACCTCTACAAGATGCGCGAGGCACTGATGGGACCTATTCAGGAGGAGATATACAACGCAGTGAAGGAAATCTCCGACCTGCGCGGTTACTCGCTTGTTATCGACAGAGCCAGCAACAATGGAATCATCTTCGGATCGCCAAAAATAGACATCAGCAACGAAGTATTGCAGAAATTAGGCTATTCTAACAAGTAATAAATGTTATTCAAGCAAATAATTTAGGTTATTTCGAGAAATAATTGTATATTTGCAGCCGAAAAGAAAGGGCGCGGCTCTAAACGGGGCTCTTTACGAACAAAGAATAATAATTAAAAAAGAATAAAACAGAAATGAAAAAGCTTATTTTAATGTTGATGCTTTGTGCACCAATGACAATGATGGCTCAGAAGTTTGGCAAGGTTAACACCCAGCAGATTATGCAGTCTTTGCCTGACGTAGCTAAGGCTAATGGCGAGATGGAAGCTCTCCAGAAGCAGAAGGAGAACGAACTGAAATCTATGCAGGATGAGTTGCAGCGCAAGGCTGACGAGTTCCAGAAGGGTGCAAGCACCATGAACGCTACTGCCAAGCAGCAGAAGGAGACAGAGCTCCAAACTCTGCAGCAGAAGATTCAGCAGGCTTACCAGGATGGTCAGCAGGAGTTGCAGAAGAAGAGCAGCGAGCTGATGCAGCCTATCATCGCCAAGGTGCGTGCTGCTATCGAGGCTGTGGGCAAGGCTGGCAACTATACATACATCATGGAGGATGGCACTGCTATCTATACCGGCGCCAACGTGGTGGATGTAACCAAGGAAGTTCAGTCTAAGATTAAGTAATCCAACGTAAGTATTACGATAATGAAGCTAAGGGCAGGCACAAGTGCCTGCCCTTATTTATCATCTAGCACATCTATTCACAAAAATAATCAAATAAGGTATCACGCATTATGAAAAAGAATCTCTTATTTTTGGCTTTCGCTCTTGTTGCCCTCTCGGCTTCTGCACAGCAGAGCCAGGCAGAGGAAACACAACAACCAGCTGCCGTGGCTGCACAGCCAGCATGGCGTTTTGGCTACTTCAGCTTTGAGCAGGTTTTTCATACCATGCCTGGTTACGCCATAGCCAAGCATAATATGGACGAACTGCGCACAAAGTATGATGAGGAGACCAAGCGCGTGGAGAATGAGTTTAATAGCAAGTACGAGGAGTTTCTCGATGGCCAGCGCTCTTATGCCAAGACAATCCTGGAAAAGCGCCAGGCTGAACTGCGTGAACTGATGGAGAAGAACATCGCCTTCAAGGCTGAGGCTAACCGACTCCTGAAGCAGGCTGAGGACGAGGCTTTCGCTCCACTCAAGGCAAAGGTGAACGAGGAGGCTCAGAAGATGGGTAAGGAGAAGGGATTCGCCTTCATCCTCAATACCGACAACAATGCCGCTCCTTATCTCAATGCCGAGATGGGCGAGGATATTACAGCTGCGCTGGAGGAGAAACTGAAATGATGCTGCCTTCCAATCCCGGACCTATCGGAATCTTTGACTCCGGATATGGCGGCCTCACCATCCTGCATGGTCTGCGCCAGATGTTGCCACAGTATGACTACATGTACCTGGGCGACAACGCCCGTGCGCCTTACGGATCTCGCTCGTTCGAGGTGGTGTATAAGTTTACCCGCCAGGCTGTGCTGAAGCTTTTTTCCATGGGATGCCATCTGGTTATCCTGGGTTGCAATACGGCTTCGGCTAAGGCGCTGCGCTCTATCCAGCAGAGAGACATTCCGGAACTGGATCCTGACCGCCGCGTGCTGGGCATCATCCGTCCTACCGCCGAGGTGATAGGTACGCTGACCAAGAGTCGCCACGTGGGCATCCTTGCCACCGAGGGAACCATCAAGAGCGAGAGCTACAAGATGGAGATAGGAAAGCTGTGGCCTGATATCCAGGTAAGCGGAGTGGCTTGTCCGCTCTGGGCAGCTATCGTTGAGGCAAACGAGGCTGACAGTCCTGGTGCTGATTATTTCGTGAAGAAGCGCATCGACCAGCTGATGCGCATGGATGAGGACATCGATACCATCATCCTGGGTTGCACCCATTATCCACTACTCATGAGCAGCATCGTGAAGAATCTTCCCGATGGCGTGAGAGTGGTACCACAGGGACAGTATGTGGCAAACAGCCTGAAGGATTACCTGAAGCGACATCCTAAGATGGAGCAGATGATAACCCACAATGGCACATGCCAGTATCTGACAACGGAAAGTGAGGAAAAGTTCAAGGAGTCGGCGCTGATATTCCTGCATGAGCAGGTAGACGTGACGCACGTGGACCTTGAATAGTTGATAATTTATAGTTAATAGTTTATAGTTATGCAAGAAACAAGACAAAACCGTATATCAAGACTTCTCCAGAAGGAGTTGAGTCTTATCTTCCAGTCACAGACCCGCATGATGCACGGCGTGATGGTAAGTGTAACCAAGGTAAGAGTGAGTCAAGACCTCAGCATCTGCACCGCTTACCTCAGCGTGTTCCCATCTGAGAAGGGTGAGGAGATTCTGAAGAACATCAATGCCAACGAGAAGACCATCCGCTTCGACTTGGGCAGAAAGGTGAGAAACCAGCTGCGCATCATTCCAGAGCTCCGCTTCTTCCTGGACGACAGTCTGGATTACCTGGAGCACATCGACGAACTCTTGAAGAAGTAAAAGAGAGAACTGAAAGATTGAAGGGAGTTAAGGAGTTATGACAACTGCCTTGACTCCCTATATTATATAAATGAAGTAAGACAAATGAATTTTCCATTCTTTATAGCCCGCAGGTATCTCTTTTCCAAGAAGAGTACGCACGTCATCAACGTCATCAGTTCTGTTTCGGTGATTGGTGTGGCGGTGGCTACGATGGCGCTGGTCATCGTATTGAGCGTGTTCAACGGCTTTCACGACCTGGTGGCATCGCTCTTTACCAGTTTCGACCCGCAGCTCAAGGTGATGCCGGTGGAGGGAAAGACGGTGCCTGCCGACGACCCGATACTGACGAAGATACGCCAGTTGCCACAGGTGGACGTGGCTACGGAAACCGTAGAAGACCAGGCACTGGCTATCTATGCCGACCGACAGACAATGGTGAAGATCAAGGGCGTGGATGATAACTTTGCAGAGTTATCGCATATCAACGATATTCTTTATGGCGATGGAAGTTTCGCGCTCCGTGCTGCCAACCTGCAGTATGGCACGGTGGGCATCCGTCTGGCTCAGACACTTGGCATTGGGGCAAGATGGGATGGCTTCCTGAAGATTTATGCGCCAAAGAAGGAAGGACAGCTCGACATGATGAGTCCGGGCGACGGTTTCGTGGCCGATTCGCTGGTATCGCCGGGTGTGCTCTTCGCCGTGAAGCAGTCGAAATACGACCAGAATTACATCATCACCTCCATCTCCTTTGCCCGCAACCTCTTTGACCAGCAGGGCATGCTCTCTGACCTGGAAATCAGACTGAAGGAGGGCAGCGACCTGCAGGCGGTGAAGGCAGAGATGCAGCAGATAGCAGGCAACAAATACAAGGTGCTTGATAGATTCGAGCAGCAGGAGGATACATTCAAGATTATGCAGATAGAGAAACTGATGGCGTATATCTTCCTGACCTTTATCCTGGTGGTGGCATGTTTCAACATCATCGGTTCGCTCTCGATGCTGATCATCGACAAGAAGAACGATGTGGTGACGCTGAGAAATCTGGGTGCCAACGATAAGCAGATAACGCATGTCTTCCTTTTTGAGGGAAGAATGATAGCCGTGATAGGTGCCGTGATAGGCATCGGACTGGGTTTGCTGCTCTGCTGGTTGCAGCAGCAGTATGGCTTTGTGAGATTGGGCGATTCAGAAGGTTCGTTTATCGTTGATGCCTATCCGGTGAGCGTTCACTATACGGATGTGGCAATCATCTTCGTAACGGTCATCGCCGTGGGCTGGCTTTCAGTCTGGTATCCGGTAAGGGCGTTGAGCAAGCGTTTGCTGAACTAGAAAAAGTATAGGATACAAGAAGATTAGATATTATAGGGAAATAAAAAGTCTATCCGGTGTTGCCGGATAGACGTACGGCAGTGGCGGATGTATGTTCGCCACTGCCGTATTTGTATCCGCCACTGGCGGATAGAACTTTTATGGGGAATTCTTATTTCTTTCTGATGAGTGTCAAACCATCGCGCAGCGGCAGAATCACCACTTCCACGCGAGGGTCTTGGGCTATCATGTCGTTGAAGGCACGGATGCCCTTGGTCTGCTGGTCGCGGTCGTATGCCGGGTCGATGACGTGTCCGTCCCACAGGGTATTATCCGCCAGGATGTATCCTCCCGGGTTCAGGATGCCCATCACCATCTCGTAAGTCTCGATGTAGGTGCGCTTGTCGCCATCCACGAAAGCCAGGTCGAACATCACACCCAGTTTGGGTGCTTCAACGTTGGCATCGCCGATGCGGAAATCAATCTTGTCGGCAACATCCGACCCCTCAATCCAAGGGCGGGTGAAATCCTCCATCTCGTCGTTGATTTCAAATGTATAGAGCTTGCCGCCCTCCTGCAATCCCTGGGCAAGGCAGATGGCGCTGTAGCCACTGAAGGTGCCCACCTCAAGAATATTCTTGGGGCGGACCATCTGCACCAGCATCTTGAGCAGTCGGCCCTGGATGTGCCCGCTCGCCATACGTCCGTGGATGGTATGGATGTTGGTGGCACGATAGAGACGGTAGAGATAATCTCCCTCCGGCTCGATATGCTGGCAGATATATTTGTCGATAAGTTCAGTCTCTGTCATCTTACTCCCTGTTTTCCTTCTGTGCTAAGATTCCGGCGATGGCAAGGTCGTAAGACGCCAGACCAAAGCCGCAGATTACTCCGAGGCAGGCGCAGGAGATGTAAGAATGATGGCGGAACTCCTCACGCTTGTGTACATTCGAGATGTGAACCTCTACGCAAGGACACTTCAGACTGCGGATGCAATCCTGCAGGGCAATGCTGGTATGGGTGTAGGCACCGGCGTTGAGCACCACGCCATCGTAGGAGAAGCCCACTTCCTGCAACTTGTTGATGAGCTCGCCCTCGATGTTACTCTGGTAATACTCAATCTCCACATCAGGATACTTAGCCTTCAGCTTGGGCAGGTAGCTCTCGAAGGAGTTGCTGCCGTAAATGCCTGGTTCGCGGACGCCCAGGAGGTTCAAATTAGGACCATTAATAATCTGTATCTTCATAATCACATGATTTTTTAAGTCTGTATCGTTTATTTTTTGTATCTTTGCAGATGCAATAGGCTGGCTGATATCAGCTAACCTGAATGCAAAGGTAATAATAAAATTGGAAACAGACAAGAAAATAGATAAGAAAATGGCTAATGACATCATCAAGAACTATATGAGATACCTCAAGCTGGAGCGAAACTATTCGCCCAACACGCTGGAGGCGTACCGGCACGACCTGGATTATCTGATGGAATATGCCAGGAACAACGATAAGGGGGTGCTGGAAATGAAACTGGAAGACCTGGAGAACTTTTCGGCGAGTCTGCACGACAAGGGCATCTCGGCAACTTCGCATGCCCGTGTATTGTGCGGCGTGCGTTCCTTCTACCGTTACCTGGTGATTGATGATTATCTGAAGGATGACCCTACGGAGCTCTTGCCATCGCCACAGATAGGAGAACATCTGCCGGAATATCTCTCGGTGGAGGAGGTGGATATGCTGGAGTCTGCCATCGACCTCTCGAAATGGGAGGGACAGCGCAACAAGGCTATCATCGAAACCCTCTTCTCCTGCGGATTGCGCGTGTCGGAACTGGTGACCCTGAAAATCAGTCAGGTTTATGAGGAGGAGAAGTTTATCCGAGTGATGGGAAAGGGCAAGAAGGAGAGGCTGGTTCCCATCTCGGAAAAGGCGCTGAAGGAAATCAACCTGTGGTATATCGACCGCAACCTGATGAAGATTAAACCCGGCGAGGAAGACTATGTCTTCTTGAACCGCCGAGGTGCCCATCTCACCCGCCACATGATTCTCATCATGATCAAGAATGCGGCTCAGGATGCAGGCATCAAGAAGACCATCTCGCCCCATACCCTGCGCCACAGTTTCGCCACCGCCCTGCTCAAGGGAGGAGCCGACCTGAGGGTGATTCAGGCACTGCTGGGGCATGAGGATATCGGCACCACGGAAATCTATACCCACATAGAAACTTCCGACCTCAGGGAGGCCATCCTCTACCATCATCCACGCAATATCAAGTATCGGGAAAAGCATTCGGGGGATAATCTGCCGTAAATGGTAGAATATCCGGGGAATTACGCTCTATTTTTCAGTGGAAAATGGCAGAATCTGAAAAAAAATGCGTAACTTTGCAGCCGCAAAATAAAGAACAGGAAATATTAATAGAAAATTAAAGGAAAATATGGCATATTTGTTTTCATCAGAATCAGTTTCTGAAGGACATCCAGATAAGGTGGCTGACCAGATTTCAGACGCCTTGCTTGACCAGTTCCTGGCTTACGATGACCACGCTCACTGCGCCATCGAGAGCTTCTGTACTACGGGTCAGGTAGTAATCATGGGCGAGGTTCGCTCTAACGTTTATGTGGATTTGCAGACCATCGCCCGCAAGACCATCAAGAAGATTGGCTATACCAAGAGCGAATATCAGTTTGACGGCGACTCTTGTGGTGTGCTCACCGCTATCCACGAGCAGAGCGACGACATCAATCGCGGTGTGAGCCGCGAGGAAGATGAGAACCAGGGCGCAGGCGACCAGGGTATGATGTTCGGTTACGCAACCAACGAAACCGCCAACTTCATGCCTGTATCACTCGACTTGGCTCAGCTCATCATGCGTGTACTTGCCGATATCCGCAAGGAGGGCAAGGTGATGACTTATCTCCGTCCAGACTCTAAGAGTCAGGTAACCATCGAGTATTCAGACGACAATGTCCCACAGCGCATCGATACCATCGTGGTTTCTACCCAGCACGATGACTTCATCAAGAAGGCTAACGGCGAGGATGACGACGAGGCTATGCTGGCTAAGATTCGCGAGGATGTGCTCAACATCCTGATTCCTCGTGTGAAGACTCACCTGAGCGACAAGGTGCTGGCTCTCTTCAACGACGACATCAAGTACTTCGTGAACCCAACAGGCAAGTTCGTGATTGGTGGTCCTCACGGAGATACCGGTTTGACAGGTCGTAAGATTATCGTAGATACCTATGGTGGCAAGGGTGCCCATGGTGGTGGTGCCTTCTCGGGTAAGGACTCAAGTAAGGTGGACCGTTCTGCAGCCTACGCAGCCCGCTATATCGCTAAGAACATGGTGGCAGCCGGTGTAGCCGACGAGATGCTGGTACAGGTAAGTTACGCTATCGGCGTGGCAGAGCCAGTAAGCATCTATGTAAACACCTATGGCAGAAGTCATGTGAACATGACCGACAGTGAAATCGCCAAGAAAATTGCCGAGATGTTCGATCTCCGTCCAAAGGCCATCGAGCGCCAGCTGAAGTTGCGCCAGCCAATGTTCTTCGAGACAGCTGCATACGGTCACATGGGTCGTAAGAACGAGGTAGTGGAGAAGACCTTCACCAGCCGTTACCACGATGCAAAGACCATGAAGGTGGAACTCTTCACCTGGGAAAAGCTCGACAAGGTGGATGAGATCAAGAAGTTTTTCGGACTTTAAGGAACGAACAAAATAAGAGAGACCGGATTGAAGGATTCGGGTATTAAAGAATGGTGCAGCAAGCAGATTCGATACATACAGAAGTAGATGCTGAGGCTGGGTCGCAGCAGCAGAACTACAAGCAAAACCATAGCAGCCAACTCACGCCTAAGCAGGTGCTGAGTTGGCTGCCTAAGAATGCGACCCCTGCCCAACAGGATTCGATGATCAGGGCGCATATCAAGCCCAGTGAGATTCACTGGAGCGAGATGCCTGACACCTTGCACCTGCCTGGACATGAGGCGGGCAAGAGCTTCAGAGACGTGAGTTTGCCACAATACTACCGTGAGTCGTTCTTCTCGAAAGATTCGCTCTTCCATCCTGAGCTGAAGGGTGGACGACTGGGAGTGGCGGGCGACCCTGTGCCTTATACGGTGGCAGGTGATAACTTCATCACCTCGCTGCTGCTGCTGTGCTTTGTGCTGGCATGCATTGCATTCTCCAAGTCGAAGCACTTCATCATCCGCCAGGCAAAGGCTTTCTTCCGCACGCAGCGCGAGGGAACCACCGTTATCACGGAAACCAGTTCGGAGGTGCGCTTCCAGCTGTTCTTCGTGGTGCAGACCTGTCTTCTGGTGGCCATCGGATACTTCATCTACTCGAAGGTATCCATCGGAGATACATTCATCATCGAGCAGAATCTGGTAATCAGCATCTATGCCGGTTGCGTGATGGGCTACTTCCTGCTGAAGGCATTTCTCTATTCCTTGGCGGGTTGGGTGTTCTTTGATAAGAAAAAAAATGAACAGTGGCTGAAGGCGTACCTCTTCCTGTTATCGTGCGAGGGTGTGCTGTTGTTCCCGGCAGTTATGCTGCTGTCTTACTTCGACTTATCGCTCCAAGTGGCGGTGATATACACCATAATAGTGCTAGTATTGGTTAAAATATTGTCATTTTATAAGAGTTACCTCATCTTTTTTAAGAGAAATGGCATTTTTTTGCAAATATTTTTGTACTTTTGTGCTCTCGAAGTAGTACCATTGTTTGCCCTTTGGGGTGGACTCGTATTAATCAGTCATTATTTGAAAATAAACTTTTAAGACAAGATGATTAAAAAAATTTTAGTTTCTCAGCCAAAACCAGCCAGTGAGAAATCTCCTTACTTCGATATCGAGAAGGAGTATGGCGTAGAATGTGTGTTCCGTCCATTCTTCAAAGTTGAGGGACTTACAGCGAAAGAATTCCGTCAGCAGAAGATTAATCTGCTCGACTACACTGCAGTCGTTTTTACATCTCGCCATGCAGTGGACAATTACTTCAAGTTGGCAAAGGAAATGCGTATCACCATTCCTGAAGACATGAAGTATTTCTGTGTAATTGAGACTATTGCACTCTATATTCAAAAATACGTGCAGTATCGCAAGCGAAAGGTATTCTTCGGAGATACTGGCAAGATAGACGGATTGATGGCTCAGATGACTCGCCATAAGAACGAGAAATATCTGGTTCCATTGAGCAGCGTACATAATGACGACGTTCAGAATCTGCTCGACGAGAAGAAGTTGAACCACACTGAGTGCGTGATGTATCGCACCGTGAGCAACGACTTCACCGAGGAAGAAATCAAGAACTTCGATTATGACATGATGATTTTCTTCAGTCCTACTGGTGTCAAGGCTTTGAAGAAGAACTTCCCTACCTTCAAGCAGGGTGAAATCGCACTGGGTGCTTTCGGTCCTGCCACGGTGAAAACCGTAGAGGAGGAAGGTCTTCGCATCGACCTGGAGGCTCCAACCAAGGAGTTCCCATCCATGACCGGAGCGCTGAAGGATTATCTGAAGCGAAATAACAAGAAATAAGCAAGGCAGCTTGAAAAAGCGGCTAAGCGAACAAATAAGTAACGAAGCAAAGCTATATGTTGACAGAAAATGATAACACTTTCGGAAAGAGAGAGCATCTGTGCCGGAAAACGCTCATAGACCAGCTCTTTTCCGGGAAATCCCGTGCCCTGACGGCATGGCCCTTGAAGATGGTGTATCTGCTTGTTGACAAGAAGGAACAGGAGAGTGCACCCGTGGAGCTGATGGCGAGCGTTTCGAAAAGGTTCTTCAAGAGAGCCGTGAAGCGCAACAGGGTGAAGCGACAGATACGAGAGGCTTACCGCACCCGGAAGCATGGGCTGCTGGATCGTATGGCACAGATGCCCGACAAGCAACTGCTGCTCGCCGTAATCTGGCAAGACGGCAAACTGCACGACTCTGATGAGATTGATGCCAAGATGCAGAAAAACCTGCAACGATTAGTGGAACGACTGTCTGACGATAGTGGAACAACTCTTTAGTGGAACGGCTATGAGTAATCTCAGCATCTTATGGAAATGGGTAAAGAAAGTGCTCGCCTGGGTACTCTTGCTGCCCATCCGCTTCTATCAGGTATGCATCACTCCCTATACACCGCCTTCGTGTCGCTTTCAGCCTACTTGTTCTGAATATGCCAGACAGGCTATCCTTAAGCATGGACCCTTCAAGGGACTGGCTTTGGCCGTGTGGCGCATCTTGAGGTGCAATCCTTGGGGTGGTTCGGGCTATGATCCCGTGCCGTAAGTTTCCGACTGTATCGTTGGGCCCCATATACATATTATATAATATATAAAGAAATCACATTCGATGGCAAAAAATTTTGTTGAAGAATTGAAATGGCGTGGTATGCTGGCGCAGATAATGCCAGGTACTGAGGAATATCTCAACACCCACATGGTGTCAGCCTATCTCGGAACCGACCCTACTGCAGACTCTCTGCACATCGGTCACCTTTGCGGTATCATGATGTTGCGCCACTTGCAGCGTTGTGGTCATAAGCCTTATCTCCTCGTCGGCGGTGCCACAGGTATGATCGGCGACCCTTCTGGTAAGAGCCAGGAGCGTAATCTTCTCGATTCAGAGACTCTCTATCATAACCAGGAAGCTATCAAGAAGCAGGTGTCTAAGTTCCTCGACTTCGATGGCAATGAGCCTAACAAGGCGGAGTTGGTGAACAACTACGACTGGATGAAGGACTTCACCTTCCTCGATTTCGCTCGTGTGGTAGGTAAGCACATCACGGTTAACTATATGATGGCGAAGGATAGCGTGCAGAAGCGCTTGAACGGTGAGGCTCGCGACGGATTGTCTTTCACAGAGTTCACTTATCAGTTGCTCCAGGGCTACGACTTCCTCTATCAGTATGAGAAGTATGGCGTGCGCCTCCAGTTGGGTGGTAACGACCAGTGGGGTAACATGACTACCGGTACTGAGTTGATTCACCGCACATTGGGTAACGACGCAGAGTGCTTCTGCCTCACTTGCCCATTGATTACCAAGGCAGACGGCAAGAAGTTCGGTAAGACAGAGAGCGGTAACATCTGGTTGGATCGCAACCGCACCACACCTTACGCTTTCTACCAGTTCTGGTTGAACGTAAGCGATGACGATGCAGAGAAGTACATCAAGATCTTCACCGACCTTGACAAGGAGACTATCGATGCCCTCGTAGAGGAGCACAAGCAGGATCCAGGTCGCCGTGTACTTCAGAAGCGTCTGGCTGAGGAGGTTACCGTGATGGTTCACTCTCAGGAGGATTTGGATATGGCTATCGCAGCCAGCAACATCCTCTTCGGTAAGGCTACCAAGGAGAATCTGGCTCAGCTCGATGAGGCTACCTTGAACGATGTATTCGCCAATGTTCCTCACTACGACCTCGACAAGAACCTGCTCGGTGGAACTGCTGTGGATCTCTTCAATCAGGAGGGTATGCAGATTTTCCCAAGCAAGAGCGAGATGCGCAAGCTCGTTAAGGGTGGTGGCGTTTCACTCAACAAGGAGAAACTCGCTGCTTTCGACCAGGTAATCACTGCTGATGACCTGATTGACGGCAAGTATCTTTTGGTTCAGAAAGGTAAAAAGAACTACTTCTTGATTACCGTTAAGTAATCGTTAAAAGTATTGAAAATATTTGGTAGTGGAGAAAAAATCCACTACCTTTGCAACTGATTTGATTGTCCTATGGTGTAATGGTAGCACTACAGTTTTTGGTTCTGTCAGTGGTGGTTCGAATCCGCCTGGGACAACAGGTCATAAATAACCCTTCAAGTCTTTGCGGATTTGGAGGGTTATTTTGTTATATAAGAGTTTAGTTTAGGTAGAGAAAGTTTATGCAAGAGATAGACTTGATATTTCAGCAGTATTATCGTCCGCTATGTCTTTATGCCACTCATTATCTGCATGATATCGATGAGGCTGAAGATGTGGTGCAGGATTGTTTTGTGAAATTGATAAGCAGGAGCATCATGCCGGAAAACATCAAGGCTTTCTTATATACCTCTGTGCGCAATGCCTGCATCGACCGGATGCGCCGCCAGTCTCCGATAGATACGGAGATTTCTCCTTCTGACTTGAGCGGCACAATTTCTGATGACCAGGTACAGGAAAGTTCTTTCCGGGAGGCAGAACTGTGGACGGCTATCGAGTTATTACCCGAACGATGCAGGGAAATCTTCCTGATGAGCAAGCGTGACGGTATGACTTATCGGGAGATTGCCGAAGAACTCAACCTGTCGGAAAAGACCGTAGAACATCAGATTTCCAAGGCTTTAAAGACCTTACGAGGCAAGAAAGATGATTTTCTTGCAGATTTTTTCTATATTTTACCTTTCATC
The Segatella copri DNA segment above includes these coding regions:
- the tyrS gene encoding tyrosine--tRNA ligase, with protein sequence MAKNFVEELKWRGMLAQIMPGTEEYLNTHMVSAYLGTDPTADSLHIGHLCGIMMLRHLQRCGHKPYLLVGGATGMIGDPSGKSQERNLLDSETLYHNQEAIKKQVSKFLDFDGNEPNKAELVNNYDWMKDFTFLDFARVVGKHITVNYMMAKDSVQKRLNGEARDGLSFTEFTYQLLQGYDFLYQYEKYGVRLQLGGNDQWGNMTTGTELIHRTLGNDAECFCLTCPLITKADGKKFGKTESGNIWLDRNRTTPYAFYQFWLNVSDDDAEKYIKIFTDLDKETIDALVEEHKQDPGRRVLQKRLAEEVTVMVHSQEDLDMAIAASNILFGKATKENLAQLDEATLNDVFANVPHYDLDKNLLGGTAVDLFNQEGMQIFPSKSEMRKLVKGGGVSLNKEKLAAFDQVITADDLIDGKYLLVQKGKKNYFLITVK
- a CDS encoding RNA polymerase sigma-70 factor translates to MQEIDLIFQQYYRPLCLYATHYLHDIDEAEDVVQDCFVKLISRSIMPENIKAFLYTSVRNACIDRMRRQSPIDTEISPSDLSGTISDDQVQESSFREAELWTAIELLPERCREIFLMSKRDGMTYREIAEELNLSEKTVEHQISKALKTLRGKKDDFLADFFYILPFIHGGIL